A stretch of Metabacillus sp. FJAT-52054 DNA encodes these proteins:
- a CDS encoding TetR/AcrR family transcriptional regulator, producing MRREVPASVKDERLIKKRRDQMIKGAVSLFKQKGFHRTTTREIAKAAGFSIGTLYEYIRQKEDVLYLVCDTIYDEVRNRLEQDINPRNGTIEGLEHAIANYFRVIDDMQDEVLVMYQEAKSLSKDALPYVLQKEVEMVGMFEHVIENCVENNAFSLSESEKTLMAHNIFVQGQMWAFRRWALQKLCSIDEYIASQTSLILNGIK from the coding sequence ATGAGAAGAGAGGTACCGGCATCCGTTAAAGATGAACGGCTGATTAAAAAAAGACGGGATCAAATGATCAAGGGAGCGGTCAGCCTGTTTAAGCAAAAGGGCTTTCATCGAACCACAACCCGCGAGATTGCAAAAGCTGCGGGCTTCAGCATTGGAACGCTTTATGAATACATCCGGCAAAAGGAAGACGTTCTATACCTCGTTTGCGACACAATTTACGATGAAGTCCGGAACCGCCTTGAGCAGGATATCAATCCAAGAAATGGAACAATTGAAGGACTGGAGCATGCCATTGCCAACTATTTTCGCGTCATTGATGATATGCAGGATGAGGTTCTCGTAATGTACCAGGAGGCTAAGTCCCTTTCGAAGGACGCACTTCCTTACGTCCTGCAAAAAGAGGTGGAAATGGTCGGAATGTTCGAGCATGTCATAGAAAATTGCGTGGAGAACAATGCTTTTTCTTTAAGTGAAAGCGAAAAAACGCTAATGGCTCATAATATTTTCGTTCAAGGGCAAATGTGGGCATTCCGGCGGTGGGCACTCCAAAAGCTTTGTTCAATTGATGAGTACATTGCTTCACAGACATCTCTGATTCTAAATGGAATTAAATGA
- a CDS encoding acyl-CoA dehydrogenase, translated as MQFKLSEEHEMIRKMVRDFAKKEVEPTAAERDEEERFDRALFDKMAELGLTGIPWPEEYGGIGSDYLAYVIAVEELSRVCASTGVTLSAHTSLAGWPVYKFGTEEQKQKYLKPMAQGEKIGAYGLTEPGSGSDAGGMKTNAKLDGDHYVLNGSKIFITNGGIADIYIVFAVTDADQKHKGTTAFIVESSFPGFSVGKKEKKLGIRSSPTTEIIFEDCRVPKENMLGEEGEGFKIAMMTLDGGRNGIAAQAVGIAQGALDASVGYAKERQQFGKPIAAQQGIGFKLADMATSVEAARLLTYQAAWLESEGLPYGKESAMSKLFAGDAAMRVTTEAVQVFGGYGYTKDYPVERYMRDAKITQIYEGTQEIQRLVISRMLTK; from the coding sequence ATGCAATTTAAACTATCAGAAGAACATGAAATGATTCGGAAAATGGTACGCGATTTTGCCAAAAAGGAAGTAGAGCCTACGGCCGCTGAGCGCGATGAAGAAGAGCGCTTCGACAGGGCTCTGTTTGACAAAATGGCGGAGCTTGGCCTGACGGGAATTCCATGGCCGGAAGAGTACGGCGGAATCGGCAGCGATTATTTAGCGTACGTGATTGCGGTAGAGGAGCTCTCCCGTGTCTGTGCCTCAACAGGTGTTACGCTGTCAGCCCATACCTCTCTTGCCGGATGGCCTGTGTATAAATTCGGTACAGAGGAACAGAAACAGAAATATTTAAAGCCGATGGCACAAGGAGAAAAAATCGGTGCCTACGGTTTAACTGAACCCGGATCAGGATCCGATGCAGGCGGGATGAAGACGAATGCGAAGCTTGATGGAGATCACTACGTGCTGAACGGGTCCAAAATCTTTATTACAAACGGCGGAATCGCTGACATTTATATCGTTTTTGCCGTAACCGATGCGGATCAAAAACATAAAGGAACGACAGCATTTATCGTCGAGAGCAGCTTCCCTGGCTTCTCCGTCGGAAAAAAAGAAAAGAAACTGGGCATCCGTTCATCACCGACAACGGAAATCATCTTCGAAGACTGCCGTGTACCGAAGGAAAACATGCTTGGCGAAGAAGGAGAAGGCTTCAAAATCGCCATGATGACGCTTGACGGGGGAAGAAACGGAATCGCTGCCCAAGCAGTCGGAATTGCACAGGGGGCACTGGATGCTTCTGTCGGCTACGCAAAAGAGCGCCAGCAGTTTGGCAAACCGATCGCTGCCCAGCAGGGAATCGGCTTTAAGCTTGCCGATATGGCAACAAGTGTTGAAGCAGCCAGACTTCTAACCTATCAGGCAGCATGGCTTGAATCAGAAGGGCTTCCATATGGAAAGGAATCGGCTATGTCAAAGCTTTTCGCAGGGGATGCGGCTATGAGGGTGACAACAGAAGCGGTTCAAGTATTCGGCGGCTATGGCTATACGAAGGATTATCCAGTTGAACGCTACATGCGCGATGCAAAAATCACGCAGATTTACGAAGGAACGCAGGAGATTCAAAGACTTGTTATCTCCAGAATGCTGACGAAGTAA
- a CDS encoding acyl-CoA dehydrogenase, with product MKFHFTDEQNMMRKMVQDFAKTEIEPVIEKMEQGEFPRAVLNKMGVLGFMGIPIPEEYGGAGMDFTSYIIAIHELSKVSATIGVILSVHTSVGTNPIFYYGNEQQKQHYVPKLASGEYLGAFCLTEPGSGSDAASLKTRAVLKGDHYVLNGSKVFITNGGEADVYIVFATTSPAAGSKGISAFIVEKGTKGFVIGKDEHKMGLSGSRTVQITMEDCLVPAENLLGEEGHGFKIALGNLDVGRIGIAAQSLGIAEAALEKSVEYAAGRHQFGKPISAQQGIGFKLADMATSVEASKLLIYQAASLRQKGIPCGKEASMAKLFASRTAMDVSTEAIQIFGGYGYTKEYPVERYFRDAKICEIYEGTSEIQRIVISKYLTS from the coding sequence GTGAAGTTTCATTTTACAGATGAGCAGAACATGATGAGGAAAATGGTGCAGGACTTTGCCAAAACGGAGATTGAGCCTGTGATTGAAAAAATGGAACAAGGTGAATTTCCGAGAGCTGTACTAAATAAGATGGGGGTGCTTGGGTTCATGGGAATCCCGATTCCGGAAGAGTACGGGGGAGCGGGCATGGATTTCACCTCCTACATCATTGCGATTCACGAGCTTTCAAAGGTAAGTGCAACAATCGGAGTCATTCTTTCCGTTCACACCTCCGTCGGAACGAACCCCATTTTTTATTATGGAAATGAGCAGCAGAAGCAGCACTATGTGCCGAAGCTCGCTTCAGGGGAATATTTGGGCGCCTTCTGTCTGACAGAACCGGGTTCAGGATCGGATGCTGCGAGCCTGAAGACAAGGGCTGTGTTAAAAGGAGACCACTACGTTCTAAACGGTTCCAAGGTGTTTATCACAAATGGCGGCGAGGCGGATGTGTATATTGTTTTTGCTACGACGAGCCCGGCGGCAGGAAGCAAAGGGATATCCGCTTTTATCGTGGAGAAAGGGACGAAAGGGTTTGTCATCGGCAAGGATGAGCACAAAATGGGCCTGAGCGGTTCAAGAACGGTTCAGATTACCATGGAAGATTGCCTTGTACCGGCTGAAAACCTTCTTGGAGAGGAAGGGCATGGCTTTAAGATTGCCCTTGGCAACCTGGATGTCGGCCGGATTGGAATTGCTGCCCAATCGCTTGGAATAGCAGAAGCAGCTCTCGAGAAGTCCGTTGAATACGCGGCAGGCAGACACCAATTCGGCAAACCGATTTCCGCTCAGCAGGGAATCGGCTTTAAGCTTGCCGATATGGCTACAAGCGTTGAAGCCTCCAAGCTATTAATCTATCAGGCGGCATCTTTAAGGCAAAAAGGAATTCCATGCGGAAAAGAAGCTTCCATGGCCAAGCTTTTTGCATCTAGAACGGCAATGGACGTAAGCACCGAGGCCATCCAGATATTCGGCGGCTACGGCTATACAAAGGAATATCCGGTCGAACGGTACTTCCGCGATGCGAAAATCTGCGAAATTTATGAAGGTACAAGTGAAATACAGCGAATCGTGATTTCTAAATACTTAACAAGCTGA
- a CDS encoding 3-hydroxybutyryl-CoA dehydrogenase — protein sequence MEIKKVMVIGAGQMGSGIAQVCAMAGFSVILQDLKEEFLERGFAGIAKNLQRQVDKERMTGADKEEILNRIERSTAISSAGEADLIIEAAIENMEIKKQIFAQLDEIAPQSAILATNTSSLPITEIAAATKRPGKVIGMHFMNPVPVMKLVEIIRGLATEDEVYAAVEEMTRKLQKVPVEVNDFPGFVSNRILMPMINEAIYTLYEGVASHEAIDEVMKLGMNHPMGPLTLADFIGLDTCLYIMETLHEGFGDDKYRPCPLLRKYVKAGWLGKKTGRGFYEYA from the coding sequence ATGGAAATTAAAAAGGTAATGGTGATTGGAGCCGGCCAAATGGGTTCAGGGATTGCCCAGGTTTGTGCTATGGCTGGATTCAGCGTCATTTTGCAGGATTTAAAGGAAGAATTTCTGGAACGGGGATTTGCAGGGATTGCAAAAAACCTTCAGCGACAGGTAGATAAAGAAAGAATGACCGGAGCAGACAAGGAAGAAATACTGAACCGGATTGAGCGGTCAACCGCCATTTCAAGCGCCGGCGAGGCTGATCTCATCATTGAAGCAGCCATTGAAAACATGGAAATAAAGAAGCAAATTTTCGCCCAGCTGGATGAAATCGCCCCGCAGTCAGCGATCCTTGCGACGAACACATCTTCACTGCCTATTACTGAAATCGCGGCTGCCACAAAACGGCCCGGCAAAGTCATCGGGATGCACTTTATGAACCCGGTACCGGTTATGAAGCTTGTCGAAATTATCCGCGGTCTTGCAACAGAGGATGAGGTTTATGCAGCAGTGGAGGAAATGACACGAAAGCTTCAAAAGGTGCCGGTCGAGGTAAATGACTTCCCGGGGTTCGTCTCTAACCGGATTTTAATGCCGATGATTAACGAAGCCATCTATACGCTGTACGAAGGTGTCGCTAGCCATGAGGCCATTGATGAAGTGATGAAGCTCGGGATGAACCATCCAATGGGGCCGCTGACTCTCGCTGATTTTATCGGTCTGGACACGTGCCTTTATATCATGGAAACGCTCCATGAAGGCTTCGGTGATGATAAGTACCGCCCATGTCCGCTTTTGAGGAAGTATGTAAAAGCAGGCTGGCTTGGCAAGAAAACGGGCAGAGGTTTTTACGAATACGCTTGA
- a CDS encoding acetyl-CoA C-acetyltransferase, which translates to MGKTVIVGGARTPFGKFGGALQSLTASELGGIAVKEALERSGVRPEDVGEVILGNVLQGGQGQIPSRQAARHAGIPWEVKTETVNKVCASGLRSVTMADQIIRAGDEEIIVAGGMESMSNAPYIVPKARWGLRMGDAAVKDLMVHDGLTCSFEGVHMGTYGNSTARDLEITRESQDEWALRSHQRASEAIKKGIFSEEIVPVSVPQRKGDPITVDQDEAPRPDTSLERLSSLKPVFGHEGTITAGNAPGVNDGATAFVLMSEERAEKEGKTPLATIIAHTAVAMEAKDFPKTPGIVINELLKKTGKTAADIDLFEINEAFAAVALASNQLADLDPEKVNVNGGAVALGHPIGASGARILLTLIHELKRRGGGTGVAAICSGGGQGDAIMVHV; encoded by the coding sequence ATGGGAAAAACGGTAATCGTTGGAGGAGCACGTACACCTTTTGGCAAGTTTGGAGGAGCACTTCAGTCTTTAACGGCTTCAGAGCTCGGCGGAATTGCCGTGAAGGAAGCGCTTGAGAGAAGCGGAGTCCGTCCGGAAGATGTCGGCGAAGTGATTCTCGGAAATGTTCTTCAGGGAGGGCAAGGACAAATCCCTTCAAGACAGGCAGCACGCCATGCGGGCATCCCATGGGAAGTAAAAACAGAAACCGTGAATAAAGTATGTGCGTCCGGATTAAGAAGCGTAACAATGGCCGATCAGATTATCCGTGCAGGGGACGAGGAAATCATTGTCGCAGGCGGCATGGAATCTATGTCAAATGCGCCATATATCGTTCCGAAGGCAAGATGGGGGCTTCGGATGGGGGATGCGGCTGTTAAGGATTTAATGGTCCACGACGGCCTTACATGCAGCTTTGAAGGGGTGCATATGGGCACGTACGGCAATTCAACAGCAAGAGATTTAGAGATTACAAGAGAGTCCCAGGATGAGTGGGCACTGAGAAGCCATCAGCGTGCTTCAGAAGCAATCAAAAAAGGAATTTTCAGTGAAGAAATCGTGCCGGTCAGTGTTCCGCAGAGAAAAGGAGACCCAATTACCGTGGATCAGGATGAGGCACCGCGTCCGGATACTTCTCTTGAAAGACTCTCAAGCCTCAAACCGGTTTTCGGCCATGAAGGTACGATCACAGCGGGAAATGCGCCGGGCGTAAACGATGGAGCAACAGCGTTTGTTCTGATGAGTGAAGAGCGGGCTGAAAAAGAAGGTAAAACCCCATTAGCCACAATCATTGCTCATACTGCAGTGGCAATGGAAGCAAAGGATTTTCCTAAAACACCGGGTATTGTCATCAACGAACTGCTAAAGAAGACCGGCAAAACGGCTGCGGACATTGATTTGTTTGAAATCAACGAAGCGTTTGCGGCTGTGGCTCTTGCAAGCAATCAGCTGGCAGATTTGGATCCGGAAAAAGTGAATGTAAACGGCGGGGCAGTAGCACTGGGGCATCCGATTGGTGCAAGCGGAGCACGCATCCTTTTAACGCTTATTCATGAGCTCAAACGACGGGGCGGTGGCACTGGGGTTGCAGCCATCTGCAGCGGCGGCGGCCAGGGCGATGCGATTATGGTGCACGTGTAA
- a CDS encoding heterodisulfide reductase-related iron-sulfur binding cluster — MSILLWINLIAFLLVTAYAVALFVHLIRSRIAYIRMGRKEEFDGKWKDRLDRIWVNVFGQKKLLKDKKSGIIHVMFFYGFILVQFGAIDFIIKGLSPGAHLPLGPLYPGFTFFQEIVTFVILAAVVWAFYRRYIEKLVRLKRNFKAGLVLIFIGGLMISVLLGNAMGIIWHDHELTWTEPIASSLAFIFGFMNETAAIAVFYVSWWVHLLILLTFLVYVPQSKHAHLIAGPANTFFSRVGPPAKLEKIDFEDESKESFGVGKIEDFKQSQLIDLYACVECGRCTNMCPATGTGKMLSPMDLILRLRDHLTDKGAAVTSQTPWVPAFAFAETQGNQLAMASAGQGSKEAAAAAAYNPSLIGEVITEEEIWACTTCRNCEDQCPVMNEHVDKIIDLRRYLVLTEGKLDADAQRAMTNIERQGNPWGLNRKERENWREAREDVVIPTVKELQKQEEEFEYLFWVGSMGSFDNRSQKIALSFAKLMNEAGVKFAILGNKEKNSGDTPRRLGNEFLFQELATKNIDEFEKIGVKKIVTIDPHAYNIFKNEYPDFGLNAEVYHHTELLAKLVREGRLKPVHEVKETITFHDSCYLGRYNDVYDAPRDLLKAIPGVKLVEMARKRETGMCCGAGGGLMWMEEDTGTRINVARTEQALAVNPTVISSGCPYCLTMLSDGTKAKEVEETVSTYDVAELLEKSVIGDVKKEIA, encoded by the coding sequence ATGAGCATACTGCTATGGATCAATCTGATTGCATTCTTGCTTGTAACCGCTTACGCAGTTGCGCTGTTTGTTCATTTAATCCGTTCCCGGATCGCATATATCCGGATGGGCAGAAAAGAAGAGTTTGACGGGAAATGGAAGGACCGGCTTGACCGGATTTGGGTAAACGTCTTTGGCCAGAAGAAACTGCTGAAGGATAAGAAGAGCGGAATCATTCATGTGATGTTCTTTTACGGGTTTATCCTCGTACAGTTTGGGGCGATTGATTTTATTATAAAAGGGCTGTCTCCAGGGGCGCATCTGCCGCTTGGACCGCTTTATCCCGGCTTTACATTTTTCCAGGAAATTGTGACGTTTGTCATTCTTGCTGCCGTCGTCTGGGCGTTCTACAGACGCTATATTGAAAAGCTTGTCCGTTTAAAGCGGAATTTTAAAGCGGGACTTGTCCTTATTTTTATCGGAGGCTTAATGATCTCCGTGCTTCTCGGTAATGCAATGGGCATCATTTGGCATGATCACGAACTGACATGGACAGAGCCGATTGCTTCATCGCTTGCGTTCATTTTTGGCTTTATGAATGAAACAGCCGCTATCGCTGTTTTTTATGTATCCTGGTGGGTGCATTTGCTGATTTTGCTGACGTTCCTTGTATACGTTCCTCAATCCAAGCATGCCCACTTAATCGCAGGGCCGGCCAACACATTCTTCTCCAGAGTGGGACCGCCTGCAAAGCTTGAAAAAATTGATTTTGAAGATGAATCAAAGGAATCCTTCGGGGTTGGGAAAATAGAAGATTTTAAACAGTCTCAGCTGATTGACCTTTATGCCTGTGTGGAATGCGGAAGGTGCACAAACATGTGTCCGGCAACCGGTACAGGAAAAATGCTTTCGCCAATGGATTTGATTTTGCGCTTAAGGGATCACCTCACAGACAAGGGGGCAGCTGTAACGTCCCAGACACCATGGGTACCGGCTTTCGCATTTGCTGAAACACAAGGGAATCAGCTGGCCATGGCTTCAGCAGGTCAGGGTTCCAAAGAGGCAGCCGCAGCTGCAGCGTACAATCCGAGCCTGATTGGCGAGGTTATCACGGAAGAAGAGATTTGGGCGTGTACGACTTGCCGGAACTGTGAGGATCAGTGCCCAGTCATGAACGAACATGTGGATAAGATCATTGATCTTCGCCGCTATCTTGTTTTGACAGAGGGTAAGCTTGATGCTGATGCACAGCGTGCGATGACGAACATTGAACGTCAGGGAAATCCATGGGGACTAAACCGGAAAGAACGCGAAAACTGGCGTGAAGCGCGCGAGGATGTGGTCATCCCGACGGTGAAAGAGCTTCAAAAACAGGAGGAAGAGTTTGAATACCTGTTCTGGGTAGGTTCCATGGGCTCCTTCGACAACCGCAGCCAGAAAATTGCTCTTTCCTTTGCAAAGCTGATGAATGAAGCGGGTGTGAAGTTTGCCATTCTCGGCAATAAGGAGAAAAACTCAGGCGATACGCCAAGAAGACTTGGAAATGAGTTTTTATTCCAGGAGCTGGCGACGAAAAACATTGATGAATTCGAGAAAATTGGTGTGAAGAAGATCGTCACGATCGATCCGCATGCCTACAATATTTTTAAAAATGAGTATCCGGACTTTGGACTGAATGCAGAGGTTTATCATCATACGGAGCTGCTTGCAAAGCTTGTGAGAGAAGGCAGGCTTAAGCCGGTTCATGAAGTGAAGGAGACGATTACCTTCCATGATTCCTGCTACCTCGGCCGTTACAATGATGTGTATGATGCACCGAGGGACCTTCTAAAAGCAATTCCGGGCGTCAAGCTTGTTGAAATGGCCCGTAAGCGGGAAACTGGAATGTGCTGCGGAGCCGGCGGAGGTTTGATGTGGATGGAAGAGGATACAGGAACCCGCATCAACGTAGCAAGAACCGAACAGGCGCTTGCTGTGAATCCAACTGTAATCAGTTCCGGGTGTCCTTACTGCCTGACGATGCTCAGCGATGGGACGAAGGCAAAGGAAGTTGAAGAAACGGTATCCACCTACGATGTAGCCGAGCTGCTTGAAAAATCGGTCATTGGAGATGTCAAGAAGGAAATTGCATAA
- the cls gene encoding cardiolipin synthase, translating to MAFFILILLALLITVWIRIDFSIAYSRHVRKAGLQSYPIRKGDIQFFSDGQEFYTRYFNDLKQASTCIYASFYIIKNDEEISQSFLKILGQKAEDGVKVYLMLDRIGSAKAPKKLLKRIQAQGVALAYSHNPKFPFFFFTLLARNHRKITVIDHKTGYLGGYNIGKEYIGKNPKLGYWRDYHLSFTGAGVQDLEEQFRKDWRNAGGSYLDKPKFPAGADGSISYRFVSTYGKALDDQFLSFIHRAKKELIICSPYFIPGAKLQIELLRALERGVKVKIIVPMRSDHLFVKEAAFPYYGPLLKAGAEVYRFYLGFYHAKIIIVDDDFIDIGTANFDKRSMYLNDEMNALIQDKAFTAKVKRSIVKDIHDSEQLLYEDYLQRPLWQRAKEKAASAVSFFL from the coding sequence ATGGCCTTTTTTATCCTAATACTTCTTGCCCTGCTCATAACCGTTTGGATCCGCATTGACTTTTCCATCGCTTACAGCCGCCATGTGCGGAAGGCCGGGCTCCAGTCCTATCCGATCCGCAAGGGAGATATTCAGTTTTTTTCTGATGGACAGGAATTTTACACCCGCTATTTCAATGATTTGAAGCAGGCGTCTACTTGTATTTATGCAAGCTTTTACATTATAAAAAATGATGAGGAAATCAGTCAGAGCTTCTTAAAAATTTTAGGCCAAAAAGCAGAGGATGGCGTGAAGGTTTATTTGATGCTGGACCGGATTGGATCTGCCAAAGCCCCTAAAAAACTTTTAAAGCGAATTCAGGCTCAGGGAGTCGCGCTTGCCTATTCCCACAACCCTAAATTTCCATTTTTCTTCTTTACGCTGCTCGCCAGAAATCACCGGAAAATCACCGTTATCGATCATAAAACCGGCTACCTGGGCGGCTATAACATCGGAAAAGAATACATAGGAAAAAATCCAAAGCTCGGATACTGGCGCGATTACCATCTATCATTTACCGGAGCCGGGGTTCAGGACCTTGAGGAGCAGTTCCGCAAAGATTGGCGAAATGCAGGAGGAAGCTATTTAGACAAACCTAAATTCCCGGCAGGAGCAGACGGCAGCATTTCGTACCGGTTTGTTTCAACTTACGGCAAAGCCCTCGATGATCAGTTCCTTTCTTTTATCCATCGAGCCAAAAAAGAGCTGATTATTTGCTCGCCCTATTTTATCCCCGGTGCGAAGCTGCAGATTGAATTGCTTCGCGCCCTTGAAAGAGGGGTAAAAGTAAAAATCATCGTTCCCATGCGCTCTGATCACCTTTTTGTGAAAGAGGCTGCTTTTCCGTATTACGGGCCTTTGCTGAAAGCAGGTGCAGAGGTATACCGGTTTTATCTGGGGTTTTATCATGCCAAAATCATTATAGTCGATGACGATTTCATTGATATCGGAACCGCAAACTTTGATAAACGGAGCATGTATTTAAACGATGAAATGAACGCTTTAATCCAGGACAAAGCTTTTACAGCCAAAGTGAAGCGGAGTATTGTGAAGGATATTCACGATTCGGAACAGCTGTTATATGAAGACTACTTACAAAGACCGCTGTGGCAAAGAGCGAAAGAAAAAGCCGCGTCCGCTGTGTCCTTTTTCCTGTAA
- the uvsE gene encoding UV DNA damage repair endonuclease UvsE, whose amino-acid sequence MKIRFGYVANALSLWDCSPSKTMTFARYQKLEESERKEALCRVTKQNLEHTLRIIHYNIAHEIHLYRFSSSLVPLATHPEVSWDFVAPFKDQFKKIGELVKKHKMRTSFHPSQYTLFTSDRPSITENSVRDMEYHYAMLEAMGLEKEGLINLHVGGAYGDKTASAERFFENIQSLPSPVFSRMTLENDDKTYTTEETLQVCEKGGTPLMFDYHHHQANKNEGDQKLEDLLPRFFDTWKQTGLAPKIHISSPKSEKEYRSHSDYVDLEFIRPLLKMLKEFDVDVDVMIEAKMKDLALLKLIEEISAIRGVKRVDGGSVVW is encoded by the coding sequence ATGAAAATACGGTTTGGTTATGTTGCAAACGCCCTTTCCCTCTGGGATTGCTCCCCCTCAAAAACGATGACCTTTGCAAGATATCAAAAGCTCGAAGAAAGTGAACGCAAAGAAGCTCTTTGCCGTGTCACGAAGCAAAACCTTGAGCATACACTGCGCATCATTCATTACAACATTGCGCACGAAATCCATCTTTACCGCTTTTCTTCGAGCCTCGTTCCGCTCGCCACTCATCCTGAAGTGAGCTGGGATTTCGTTGCGCCATTTAAGGATCAATTTAAAAAAATTGGCGAGCTGGTAAAGAAACATAAGATGCGGACAAGCTTTCACCCTAGCCAGTACACGCTGTTCACAAGCGATCGGCCATCCATCACGGAAAACTCAGTCAGAGACATGGAGTATCACTATGCGATGCTCGAAGCGATGGGGCTCGAAAAAGAAGGCTTGATCAACCTGCATGTTGGCGGAGCGTACGGAGATAAAACCGCATCGGCGGAGCGCTTTTTTGAAAACATTCAATCGCTCCCTTCTCCGGTTTTTTCGAGAATGACGCTTGAAAATGATGATAAAACCTATACGACGGAAGAAACCTTGCAAGTATGCGAAAAAGGCGGCACCCCGCTCATGTTCGATTATCATCACCATCAGGCAAATAAAAACGAAGGCGATCAAAAATTAGAGGATCTGCTTCCAAGATTTTTTGATACGTGGAAACAGACAGGACTTGCACCAAAGATCCATATCTCTTCACCCAAATCAGAAAAAGAATACCGCAGCCATTCAGATTATGTCGATCTTGAGTTTATTCGGCCGCTGCTCAAAATGCTGAAGGAATTTGACGTCGATGTGGATGTCATGATTGAAGCGAAGATGAAGGATTTGGCCCTGTTGAAGCTGATCGAGGAAATTTCAGCGATCCGCGGGGTGAAGCGTGTGGATGGGGGGAGTGTGGTTTGGTGA